The window CTACTTTCAAATAAAGTTTTGAGGTCGGGGTAAGGCATTTTATGGGAACAATGATGCCTTATTGACAGACATGTCCGTTCTTGGAGAGAATAGCCCTTCGATAATTTAAAGGTATTCTAAGGCTATTTCGGCAAAAACGGCACAGATTTTAACCGAAGCTgggtcggtttttttaatttaTTGATCAATGGACatactttatttatttggttGGAAAAATTAGGGTCGGCACCAATGaggtttgcctatgtatctcacatccggtgagaatcagacccgcgtagtttggTCAGTTTTGACATCATTGGAAAAGCATGATATTGACTTACTTTCATTTTTAAAatgctttttctttttctctctttttcgaaaattttggcagagtttctaGGCATTTTCAAATACCGGGATTTTCAGAATCGGGTGAAttttctatcctacctcactcttgcTTTTTCTgttgtttttattttcttaaccAGTCAACAAATGAGCCGAAACAAATAAATGCGCACATAGCACGTAAGATGCATTAGGATGGTCTTTTATTTCAGGTACatctgtcctagacggacccaacctcagtgttgagtcccctaagtcaaatgcatgtgatgcaaacaaacgtacctactagagATCCGGcgtgaggctatgttattctaggtttaaacctggggggtgtgttctagacatggctttacccaagcggacagcttGAGCCGAGGTGGGAGCGACGTACCGGGAgaacgaaagtctacccggcctagtaaCTGATCCAtcctcgttctatttggtatgacctctaacaaAAAAGTGGGCCACGCGTACGTGTGCACCATGTGttttagaagactcagaagggaggcgtaagaagacaatttaatatagtttaaataatattaaagcggtaaataaacgacaattagcacattaggcccacaaaatacagtaatatcaacaatcaataaagccaagtaAAAATCATATTAACAAGCTCGAATTATTGAACCCTGAACCAAAGATTCTGGGTACGTTCCTcaacagagtcgccagagctgtcacacctcctttttcccgatgagggataggggagtttttccaattaaagtgacattattcgaaattggattatttatttgattcaGAGTCTCCACTtgatattaattttatggtgtcccaagtcaccggtttattttaaaatcccaaatcgaggaaattgactcttatttatggtccgcaaatacagaagaccgggtaagaaattctgttaacccgggagaaggtgttaggcattcacgGGTTCCGTGGTTTTTGCACagtcgctttaatcatacatggcttaattaaattatttaattactcattttagcaCCTATGTACATTTTTACCTTTTACCACTTTTAATTATTGAattatggatttatctttgaaacTGATCACATGTGCGTGAATCCGTGTTATTTGGGGcgctaaaatcatgtcacgcgtacgtgtacacaatgaATCACACTTTATTAATTTAAGATTCTTTGGTcgaagttgcgcgaacgcatacctcgATTTAATTTTGGATAATGGGATCACGTCATGCAGACATGTACGCAATCACGATAGTAGTTAAAAATCTGCACCTAAGGAATTTCTACGAGTGTTTAATTAAGGCGTTTTATTTATTAAGATTGTTTGACCATGGTCACGCGAACATGTACCTTGGTTTGTTTTTGGCATCACAACTATGTCACGCGTGCGTGTACATAATTGTAATAATTAAGTTGATTATAAATACCTTAAGTTATGCTTATGCCTCTAAACTAAATACTCGATGTCATATGGCTAAGCATAAAGGTTCAATACTAGGTGATATGTTTGTTTGTATTAGATGGGGGAAGCCGATGTATTATCTGTCAAGCAGGCCCAGATTTAAAGTTTGAGGCCTGATAAGGACAGAGTCCAAATGAACTCTAACCCAAGACATATATTATTCGTTATTGGGCCTAGCTAATGAATTCAATTCAAAAGAATTTGGGCTTGCTTGAGTCTAATTGACTCTGGCCCAATGCATATTTTAAGGCAGCTAAATGAATTCAATCCAAACGGTTTGGGCCTAGTGATCATGGAGTCCAAATGACTCTGGCCCAATACAATGTTATTAAGCATTCAATCAATTAAACACATTTAATGCAAGAAGGTTTGGGCCTAATAATGAGTCCGGATGACTCTGGCCCAATATCCATTTTAGACAAATTACTCAAAAAATAATTTGGGTCTGATGATAATGAATCCAAGTGACTCTGGCCCGGTGCATATTTGTGTGaatgattttaaaattaaaatttgtaaCAATTATCAAATTTTACCTATATTTTGTTTATCTTAAAAAAAAAGTTAACACAGGTCTTGGGATACGAACAAAATAAATCAAAATTTTGGTTAATTTTTGAATAATTTCCTACTGATTGCCTAAGCCTCTTAGTAACTTATGTTAAAGTGCTAAGTTTAAGACTCATTGTGTATttaaaacaacaaaaaatcactGCCTTTACTTGAATTATCAATTTTATTTATTAGTCAAAATTTCAGAGTACAATCTCGTATACCCAATTGATTTGGGCCTGAAAATGTACCATGATTGCTATTAAGTTTGCTTGCAAAACCTAATTTTTTTATGACTTAGAACTAATGGAATCAGATTTACTATATTTGATTGTTTTAAATGAAATGGTAAAACTACTAATTAAACCAGCACATTGTACATGATAATataatataaaagttaaattATTACATTAGTGATAACAAATCTATCTATTACTActttaataaattttctaaaaaatatgtgtgtgtgtgtgtgtgtgtgttatttTTGCTTCTACTATTACACACGCACATACAGATTTTGTGAATATATATAAAGCTTTAAACAGGTTTTTTACAGTTTTAAGAACATTTTAACATAAAAGTTACCATGACTTAAATGACTCAAGCAGTATAAATAACTAACCACTATCAACCAAACAACTTTATGCAATATTCAAACAGAACACAGATTTTTGATAACCAGTAGAATCATAGTCATGATACAACAAGATTTAAACATTTACATTGTTTAAGGAAGTACCTTGAAAGCAGCAAAAACAAATAAGTAAGAAAATAAGTCTCTGAAAGCTTGAATTAAAGCAGCAGCAATGAAACCCAGTAAGGTAGGAAGAACAACCGGATTTTAAAAAGAAAACAGGAAAGGATTGTATATTTTTGTCTCTGAAAAATCAAGATTGATTTTCAGGAgtttttagtttttcttttggaAATGAAGAGGAAACCTTAAGGTAGTGCAGAGATTTCTGTGTGTTTTTGTATGTGTAGGTGTGTAGCTATTTCAGTGTGTATATTGTGTGTCTTCAGGTGTCTATAATGTGTCTGCCCTTACAATGAAAAGGGAAgagtgtatttatagagtaaaGGAGTGAAAAGGGATGAGAATTAGGGTACAAAAGAATATGCCAGAATTCCCATAAATTAGGGAAATGACATCTTTCTTAACAGAAATGGGCAGCTGTCCAATTTCTAGTACCTTCCTTATCTCAAAAAATGGACAAGTGTCCAATTTCTGGATCTTATCCCTATTTTCCTACTCAACATTGGGACAATTGTCCCTATTCTAGAAGTTTCTCGTATTTTCTGAATAATTTTCAGAATTGAGATTCCAAAACTGACCCTTAAGGGTCTTGGAATTTCCTCAATACCAAATTGGTTCTGGGCCTGAATCAGGTAACTCTGGGCCTAAGGACTTTGGACTCTTAAGCTTTTTACAAAGCTATGGGCATGTCTATTCAGTCATGCCCAATTTATGAGCCAAGTAGAACGGGCCACTTCAGTGAGGCCCAGTTCTTAACCAAACCAAACAacagtaaaaataaattttaaaaaataacggCAATTAATTTAACACAATAAACAACAAAGCAGTAATACTAAAAATAAACTCAAAactaataaagataaaataaaaataaaaacagaaAGCAAAAAAGAAAACATAAAGTAATCTAACACTgtttttactttatcttaattAAGTTTGTTTAATTAATCGATTTAAATAGAATATCAGacagtaaaataaaaataaaaaataaaaaaatagaacagTAATCGACAATAAacacaaaatataaaaatgaaaaacaggaaataacataaaatataccaaaaaaaaaaaaaaatagatctaGCCGCTAAAAACCCTCATGCCAAGACTCCCATCTAGGATCTGAGATCCTTGATGGGAGATCTTGGCAGGAGGATTATTAAACGGACTAGGTTGGATTTAGGGTTTTGAATTATTAGTCATCTATTGTTGCAGTGGATAATCGATTTGAGCTTTTTGGTTTCCCCTCTTTCCAGTAGCCTAATGCTTTAATTCTCTTGTTGACATGCATGCTCATCTTGAGAACACATTTTTTAGTCTTTAAATAGGAAAATTACAGCAAAGGAATATAACAGTACAAAGCAGGGGCGGAAGGAGAGTATAAATTACGGGTTCGGACGAACCTAGTAGCTTTTGCTTAGACCCTATATTTTTTGTAGGTTTATTAAATATGTGTAAATATTCAATTGTAAACCCAATAACTATAACGAGTTATGTGTTCGACAACAAGTTtagaacccataaacttcaaattttctGCATATAATACAAAAGGATGATATAAGTATGATCCTTTTGTATACCTGAATGCCTCATCAACTGTCACTCGATCTCTTGCCCAGCTTGCCACACAAATAGCTTTCTAGCTGTGAGAGAAGTATAGAGGTCTTAAAGCTTCATAGCGGGCAACTGGTTACTATTGTGAGTCCGCACTGGAAACGAAAAGGAGCACCTCGGGTTCTGCAGCTATTTCCCAGGCCATCTCAACTGCCAATGTTGACACCCTTAGTTCTGGAGAAAATATGCCTGTTAATTGTGTCATTTGGAGTTGCATCAGTAAAATACTGGTATAGTAGTAGTTAACGACTTACAGATTTTGAAGATCCATTTTAATCATCATGAGGTGGTACCTCTACAGAATTCTCAACAGCTAAAACTAAAAAGATACTTTAATAACACTTAACGCCAATGAATGTAAGTATGTAACTATCCTAGTCAGAAGATAATGGTTACCTAGTCAGAGGTGGTGCGGGGGCATCCAGATTGTCTCCATAGGTTTCAGCCATTAGGCAACAATCATCCGAGGAGAACTCCATAAAAGCCAAACCATCCCCTTCAACATACAGTATATCTCGATCTGAAGGCTCACACTCATTGCTTGATACCTCAACAACCAATGAAGCCAGAAAACAAGCCAATTCAGTATCCATTGTCTATCTTCATGAATGTTAGCATTAATCAAATTCAGAATCTGTTATAGCAGGTGTAATCAAGAAAACGAAGTAGAATTGGTTTCATATTCACATGTAATACTTCACAAGAAAGGATCCAGATTATATATTACTTGGTAAAAGAAATGACCTTCAGGTAGCAACTGCCTTTGCTAGTAACTGGACAAAGCCAAAATTGATCCTGACATGGCACACTTACAAGAGAATAAATGAATAAGTAGAAACATTAAGGAGAAAGTCGATAACGATTTGTAACAGTATATAGCTGATGCATGAGAACACTATGTTACCAGGCGAGCAGGGCTAAATACGCATCGACGACATATGATCCACCACTCAGATCAACTAGATAAATGAAACAACTCGTCGCCCATATACTTTGAGATATTAGtgccaaatttttatttttattttttgataatgGTAACAAGTGCCAAAATGTTTTTATGTAACTACATTACTCTAAAAACTATACTGGACAGCTTGATTCAACAAGACTCCGAAAAGTACCTTGCTCAAGAAGTAATCTGCTGCATCTGGAAGGAAATGAAGCTCATTTCTTCTCTGGAATGTTTTCTGTATAGCAGGATCTTCCACTCCTCTTCAACTAGGGGAGCGTATTCATGTGTTGCTGCAGGGAAAAATGCATCCAAAACTCCAGTGGCAATGACATCCAGTAGCCAATCAGAGAAATGCTTCAAGCACGGGTTCAACGAATCGATGCAATGATTAGTTTCGGCAGACTCCACAACACCAATAGGCAATAGTTCCTTTGAAGATGGAGACCAGAGATTTCAGATAGTCCCAAGTTACGAAGGTTCTTATTAATGTACCAAACAGGAAATCTCTGACCTAAGTAAACTTGCAGTAATCTTTTAAATTAAGAGACACAACATTAGCCTTGGCAGCTGAGTTACCTGGTACCTATGATGATGGGAGGTAGCAAGTACTTGGTGATAGTCAAGGTGTGTGCAAGCTGGTCTGGACACGACCATCATCAAAAAAAGAAAGTGACGCAGCATTTAATCTCCAGATCACATACAGTAGACTATAGGAGATGTCACGTCTCTGAAATTGGTCAAAGGTGAAACAAGCAAATAACTGAAAATTAACGATGAAATAAATCCATCAAAGATTCCTCCCTGCGACTTCATATTACCGCACAAAATTGAAAAGTTACTTTTTACCAACATCATGAATAGAAAAAAAAAACCTGCTCTAGCTTTATATATTTGACGACAAAAAGCCATCCCAAAGGGAAATTCATGAGAAAAGATATCAATTATAGGCAATATTGCCAGTATATTGGTACATTTATGACATAGGAGAAAATCACTCAAGTTCTGCACATGGGGCTGACCATGAGGTACCAGTAAGGTTAACAGGGAGCAGATAAACCACGCCTGATGCCTGTATAAAAAAAGTATATCAGTAGTACTTAAGAGTTAGCAGTGTCTATTCTATAAGTTTTTGCCAATGGAAGATCTTCATGTGGATGGAATTCTTGGCATTCACCTCATCTTACCTTGAAATATTAGTCATATAACATATGCCAACAGAAACAATCATATCAACTCGTAATGAATACTGAGATACTATTTTTGCAAAATGACTTTCAACCTTAGAAGAAGCTTTCTTACATGATCAGAGAATAAAGTCAATAAACACATTGTGCTTAGACATGATAAGAACTACTTGGATACTGATAAGTAGAATCCTAACCTTGTCTATCAGCTACAAACCAGTTTCAAACATAAAGCAAAAGGCTGTTACATATGCTGTAATTAATACAAAAGAGAGGGGCATAAGATTATCGATAAGAAAAGACAATTGAAGCGTGCGGAGAGGATCTTGGAAAGCTTAGGAACTCCTGTTTCATTTTAACATAATCCCGAGACACATCACTCCTGATGAATCTGCAAGTAATGACGAACTTCTCTAGCACAATTGCATTCTTGAGCAAATATTTTACAAATGGCAATACAGATTTATTTCCACTTAGTGGTCCATCAAAGTTAATGAACTTGATGGTCTTCAGATGTAGCGATGAACAGTTGAAATTATGTGTCTCAAACCTCCTGCTCTGTTCAACCTCATTTGTGTACTCTGACAGTAGGTCCTGCAGGAAAAAATCCGCTATATAAATCAGTTATTCTCCTTAGAGGAAGTAGAAAGCCAGGAGttgattttggaaaaaataaaagGTGATGAATTTTTAAAGAACAAAAATGTTTCAAAGCTTAATCTGATCCTTTAACTCCTAGCATAAGGTGGAAAATTTGGGTGGAAGCCGACTCTTTACTTATTGTGAATGTTGTCAAGGGAGTTACAAGACTTTCTTGGCACTACGGACCTATTATTGAGGAGGTTAAAGAGTTGTTTCAAAGTGAAGATGTCAAGATGACACACTTTTACAGAGCATCCAATGGTGTGGCTGATCGTTTAGATGGATACAATCACCTATTGGACGCAAATAAGGAGTTTTTCAGCTTTAACTCACTACCAAGAGAAGCTAGAGGGCACTTAAAGGATGACAACTGGAAGCTCCCTTCCTTCTGAATTCGAAGGAAAGCCCAAAGCTTACCTCCAATAATGCAACGAGATGAACTTCCCAGTTAGTTCTTTTTGTGAACTCACATGTTACTTGAGAATGCTCCTCACTTATTCTCTTTTTTAGTTCTTATGGAAACAATGCACAGGGGAGCAAGTCTCCACAAGTTACAAGCTATTGTTGTAAAGCTCATCAACTACTTAGGCTATTTATGTTTCACGTCGTAAGTAGGAGTCCTCCTCCTATACAAAAACACTCGTCATGGTTACATGTTAGAGGCTTATCTCCTACATTTTTGTCAAAGATTAACCCTTCTCAATATTCTATTTACTTGAGGATTGAACCGGTTCAATTCTTACCTTTTCTGGAAGAGACAAGCAGTCAAGTCCCTCTTTGTAACTTTTTATCATTATCTATGAAATATACACAAGGTTGCTTACATTATAAAAaaaaagttttatgatttttttcgTGAAGTACTTAAGTAGGAGTCCTCCTCCTATACAGAAacactgggttttttgttgttgttgttgaagtaACAGAAATGAAGGCATAAAGGAAACTTACTCTTGGTTCGTGACTGTACCAGTCAACCACCAATGTCTCAAGATCCGCTGAACTCTGGAGAAAGCTGCAAATTCCAGGGAAGTCCATCTGATCTAAGGCTACGTTAAGTTTTAAGGATTTCCGGCTCGATGGTTGAGATTGCCACCCTTTCAGCTCCAGTATGGACAAGCACTTATAAACCAAATAGATAACCAGAGTATGTCAAAACAAGGAAAGGCGACATACTTAATAAATGACATGAAAATTGCTGAATAATTCGTAAAATAACTTGGACTATTAGACTACATTTTGCCACATTAAAGTGTTCAAGGGTGGTTTGGAAATCCAAAGATGTACTTTTAAACATTTGGAAAAAACCCTTCACATGACTTAAAGACTATGATCAAAATAAATCAACCCAGAGTTTCCATCTTCTGTCATAACAAACTCTTTATTCTCATAATTCATCATCTAGAATTTTGTTCAAAAGGTCTTGTTTCAATTACTGCCACTGTGCACTGTCCAACCACATTGGCCATGAGAATGTAATTCTTTAGTATTTATCAACTTAGTTATCAGATTATCGCCTGAGCCGAGAgcctattggaaacaacctctctacctgcacaaggtagggccaaggtctgcgtacacagaCCCTCcaacccacttgtgggattactcttttttttttttttttttttgtagttatCAGAAAATCCTAAGTAGTGGCTCTATTAATTACTAAAGTGATGATTTAATTGCAAGATGCTGAACTTTGTATAGGGAAGAGTATTGAATAAACCTGGATGCACCAGGGACCCAATTCAAGATTCTCGACATGAGCAACACTGTGAAGAAGTTCCTTGAAATAGCTACACTCCTCCTCCAAGTCGTCTTCTCCATCTTCAAAATGAGCAGTTAAATAAAGTACTGCAGTGACAAGTGAAGCCGCGTTTCTCTGCTGCAAGTTTATATCCGGGCAGATCCCTAAAATCTGTAAAGTTTGAATATACGGGGCTAGTATTTCAAGCTCATTTAGGTACTCTCGTATGCTCAATTCTCTTAGCTTCACAGAGCTGATTTCCAAACGATGAATGCCCGAAACACTATCCAGTTCCAAGCACTCCAAGTTAGGGCAACCAGATAATACTTCTCCCATTATACCATCTGTCAATTCAAGGTCCCCAAGTGAAAGAGAAACGAGCCTACTCCAGTTAACACTGCCAGGAGGGCTCAAATTGCAGCCTCTTAAATCCAAATTCCTCAGCGATGTGTTCTTGTATGCAAATTGAGGAAACTCATACAAGTCACCACCAAAGCGAATTTCAAGTGTAAAATCTTCAACATTAGCAACTTTAGTTGCAAAATGTATCCACAAATCGATATCTTTAATATAACTCTTCTTGTACGTATAGAGACTAACCCTGAACTTTCGGATTTTCTCGAAAGATCTCCAATAATGAAGCTCTCTATTGACGGAACCCACGAAATCACGAATTCCCTTTTCGCTGTAACCAAAGGAGGTTTCGAAATCGAGTGATATTGGGACGGACTTCCAAAGAAACTGCCATCTTTTAGATAATACGCTGCTTCTCACAACTTCTTTAGGATTCCACAACATAGAGAGAATGTGAAGTAGAATTGCGTCGGGCAAATCACTCAGTCGGTCTCCATCTCCTCTCGCCATGATTTTACTCTGCATTTCCATAGTAAAGTTGACGGAACTCTGCTGTTTGACACTAGGGATTGGGTcagtagaattaggaattttagTCTGTTAAGAAATGAGGTCCATTTCTTATTCATAATTAGGGATTTTTCGTATATGTACAGAATTTTAAACTTATTGTTTTAGCTAAGTTTTTTATTTAGAGAAAGTAACTAAAAATTAACAAACTATAAATAAATTCGGCCAAAAgctacaatttatatacaacttcAATATAAGTTTTTGTCGTGCAGAATCCGATCAAAAGCTACCATTTACATACAACTTATATACAACttgtatataaaatatttttacagAATTTGGTCAAAAAGCTACAATTTGCATACAATTAATATATAATCATGttagttgtatatattttatgAGTTGTTTGTGCACTCGACATACAATTTATTTtaagtcttcttcttctttgagtTTCAATATAAAATTCCAACCAAAACTAACTCGAATCTTCACCaaattatctaaaaatgagaTATAAACTCTAAAGTATATTCTCAATCATTTATAAGGATACCTAATTTAAACATATAAAAATTTCACAAAATCTGATTTTTGAATTCAAAGCTTTTAAATGGCcattaataaatttttaatattgTTTCACCTTGCATGTTGTTCGAGAGATCACGATGTTAGCCTATCTCATTGCTTATTGCAAATTGTCGGCTTATTAAGAGCCCATTTGAATTGGCTTAAAAGGTGACTTTTTAGCAGAAATAGCTTTTAAGCCAGAAAGCAATAAGTTGGGTTGTCCAATTTATTATTTTTGCTTGTTTTAAGCGagttttaattattttaagcACTTTATAACTTTGCCAAAcactaaaaataactaaaaacgGCTTAAAAGCTGATTCGAGCAGCAtaaaagccaatccaaacaccTATTAAATCTTCAAAGAAGTCAACTATAGGCCATGGTTATATATAAGTAGTAATGTGAATTGAAAATGCGGGGTGCCAAATGCCATTTTTGCTCGTCTTCAAAGCTATGTTATCAGCGTTGTTTCTGCCTTGGTGATTATATTAGGTGCTTTGTGTCTAAATggtcgtttggtaggatgtaTTGTTGGGAAGCGTATAGACTAAATgaaggatataataatttcaaGAGAAAATTAATAAAAACTCTCAAAACAAGACAAGATAAGATTTACGTGGTTCGACAATTTTTGCCTACTCCACAACCACATAAAGAATAACTCTTTATTAATATTgagaaagaaagaagaatatTGTGAGGGATGGGATACAAATGAGGAGGGGATGCCTATTTATTGGCAGAGGAATCAGTTGAATTCTTCAGCAAAATATGAACATGTGGCAGGACGACACCGCAAACTGCGCCGAATTTGTTCTTTCACATTTTGCAGCCTGCCTTTCCCGACTCCCGTCTCTTTCTatctttcctttctttcttttttctttgactttttcatttttctcacaTGGGTTTGTCTCATCAATCTCCCCCTCAAACCCGTATACACcaagaaagattttttttttttaaagatttgcTATTTTCTGGTGGCGCCTTCGCATTATCAATCTTGAAGGCTAACTGAGGCAGTGCACAACCTCAATTTATCAACACCGACAATTTTAGTCAATATGTCTGACGGGTTCTTTGATCCTAGTATCTTATGCATGGAAAGAGTTCCTTCACTTAtgttacaccatgtgcgtcccaaggtgacgtaataaatatgagacttgttaatcattatttaaataattttaaaatcataatatggctatatatgatgtttggatagaaaatatgaagtttgagaaaaattagattaaagttgcggaaacaccgaCTAAAGATTTGccatgtaacagagctttttgagaaatatatttcgcgtgctatatgaggtctttttgggacatattatatatcaaattgaaggtcttggaatgtagtttctaacgcacttaaccgttcattcatacgatacCTGGATAAAAGGTTATAAGaattggaagaagggccaatcataGGGTGCCATGTAGCACCTTTATGACTTTTAAAACAATtgggatatttacatcccatctcgtctctttctacaatttttcagagagctcgcccaaataacacccctaaatTTACTCTTAAGCCTctataagagcttcaaataatattatcatcccgggcatggaatcaagaagcgataacattaaaacgatccctacgatgtaagtatcgctatatcgcctctttttttctttgtggtttgagttttggaaggtacttcatag is drawn from Nicotiana tomentosiformis chromosome 12, ASM39032v3, whole genome shotgun sequence and contains these coding sequences:
- the LOC104106432 gene encoding F-box protein At5g03100-like → MEMQSKIMARGDGDRLSDLPDAILLHILSMLWNPKEVVRSSVLSKRWQFLWKSVPISLDFETSFGYSEKGIRDFVGSVNRELHYWRSFEKIRKFRVSLYTYKKSYIKDIDLWIHFATKVANVEDFTLEIRFGGDLYEFPQFAYKNTSLRNLDLRGCNLSPPGSVNWSRLVSLSLGDLELTDGIMGEVLSGCPNLECLELDSVSGIHRLEISSVKLRELSIREYLNELEILAPYIQTLQILGICPDINLQQRNAASLVTAVLYLTAHFEDGEDDLEEECSYFKELLHSVAHVENLELGPWCIQCLSILELKGWQSQPSSRKSLKLNVALDQMDFPGICSFLQSSADLETLVVDWYSHEPRDLLSEYTNEVEQSRRFETHNFNCSSLHLKTIKFINFDGPLSGNKSVLPFVKYLLKNAIVLEKFVITCRFIRSDVSRDYVKMKQEFLSFPRSSPHASIVFSYR